A single Asterias rubens chromosome 13, eAstRub1.3, whole genome shotgun sequence DNA region contains:
- the LOC117298397 gene encoding E3 ubiquitin-protein ligase Midline-1-like yields MAGKKSDAEVSAVLSKISKNHLECVICHERYNEPKILECLHNFCERCLATYQKSSGDPSIIKCPVCRKKMTFAPGTDVVATLKTNFHLVSMVEDFTLQEQLTQPEAEKMICELCTEHQEAKSRCMDCQFFICPSCKAIHQRISGMAGHDIVALDTLRSGAVGLRSKAHDEPPCERHRGEKKRFYCLTCNQLICRDCTVVEHRDPTHKFTTVDEAAARGRETTRGLCHKVQKNLKIFEEASTELTKMNTDMEKSMVLARQKVTDQAARERRKIALIEASIAIDISKRQNIHTQLLSQAGVKITSQTSSKTLPPTKDASALMYSKQLQEKLANLDSSLRAFGNTIESLLETHDTLDDLSSDLQSAAAQKADEDKSKVGTSLDHLFDSIELRKSTIKEVCKMTSDDVLHMRQTLETTSDAVKSSSNVDFLSLHPVLDSHLRVLFAQSPRTLPLGYSKMVFKSSNDTALGEITFGGSPTWTFAREIKLDGGRKINSMATSSDDEILVSSHAYLQIFRTTGDLDRWTNKRFYGGLITAFPGGDTFCCRVHVHGMSIQLYSNACSMLKSYAVPSAVEQDGSQISLGHPVNMAYYRDREIIISYSNWKGIIVVDTSNGSMVRKIPVDIEPDFLACTSRGRILVASREPARVECLDENYASSFTIHPTVTGSSHWKRVICSGLCRNSWDTIYVAVSREGGIHIHQYTSCGSFNGCLSSSTISQPIVGIGVTGNGTLVVAEQNSSKLKLFEMLHEEVAL; encoded by the exons ATGGCAGGCAAGAAATCCGACGCTGAAGTGTCGGCTGTTTTGAGCAAGATCAGTAAGAATCACTTAGAATGTGTCATCTGCCACGAGAGATACAATGAACCCAAAATTCTAGAGTGCCTCCACAACTTCTGCGAAAGATGTCTCGCAACATACCAGAAGTCTTCCGGAGATCCTTCCATCATCAAATGTCCTGTTTGCCGTAAGAAAATGACTTTTGCTCCCGGCACTGATGTCGTCGCTACCCTCAAGACCAACTTCCACCTCGTGAGCATGGTTGAAGACTTCACTCTTCAAGAGCAACTCACCCAGCCAGAGGCTGAAAAGATGATTTGTGAGCTGTGCACCGAGCACCAAGAGGCAAAGTCCAGATGCATGGACTGTCAATTCTTCATCTGTCCAAGTTGCAAGGCCATCCACCAACGCATATCTGGCATGGCCGGTCATGACATCGTGGCGTTGGACACCCTACGATCCGGTGCAGTGGGCCTCCGGAGCAAGGCTCATGACGAGCCACCATGTGAAAGACACCGAGGGGAGAAGAAGAGGTTCTACTGCCTGACATGCAACCAACTGATCTGCAGAGATTGCACCGTTGTTGAGCACCGTGATCCCACACACAAATTCACTACCGTGGACGAGGCTGCAGCTCGTGGTAGGGAGACCACCAGAGGGCTGTGTCACAAAGTTCAGAAGAATTTGAAGATTTTTGAGGAAGCGAGCACGGAGTTAACTAAGATGAACACGGACATGGAAAAGTCGATGGTCTTAGCTCGTCAGAAGGTGACCGACCAAGCTGCTAGAGAAAGGAGAAAGATTGCGCTAATAGAAGCGAGCATTGCCATTGATATCTCCAAACGACAGAATATTCATACACAGTTATTGTCCCAAGCCGGGGTCAAGATCACCAGTCAGACAAGTTCTAAGACGTTGCCACCCACGAAGGATGCGAGCGCACTGATGTATTCAAAACAACTACAGGAGAAGTTGGCAAACCTCGACAGCTCTCTCAGGGCGTTTGGCAACACTATTGAGTCCTTGCTTGAAACACACGATACACTCGATGACTTAAGTAGCGATTTACAATCAGCTGCCGCACAGAAAGCCGACGAAGACAAGTCCAAGGTGGGCACCAGTTTGGACCATCTTTTTGATTCTATCGAACTAAGAAAATCCACAATCAAAGAAGTCTGTAAGATGACGAGCGATGACGTACTGCATATGCGCCAGACCCTGGAGACGACCTCGGACGCTGTGAAGTCAAGCTCCAACGTGGATTTTCTTAGCCTCCACCCTGTCCTGGACAGCCATCTCCGAGTTCTTTTCGCCCAAAGCCCCCGTACGCTACCCCTTGGATACTCAAAGATGGTCTTCAAGAGTAGTAATGACACAGCACTCGGTGAGATAACTTTTGGAGGAAGTCCCACATGGACATTTGCGAGAGAGATTAAACTAGACGGTGGCCGCAAAATAAACAGCATGGCTACTTCTTCAGATGATGAAATACTCGTTTCTTCACATGCTTACCTCCAGATCTTCCGCACTACTGGTGACTTAGATAGATGGACCAATAAACGATTTTATG GTGGTCTCATAACAGCTTTCCCTGGTGGTGATACGTTCTGTTGCAGAGTACACGTACATGGTATGTCTATCCAGCTTTACTCGAACGCTTGTTCAATGTTGAAAAGTTACGCTGTTCCTTCTGCTGTCGAGCAGGATGGCTCACAAATAAGCCTTGGTCATCCGGTCAACATGGCATACTACAGAGATCGAGAAATCATCATCAGCTACTCTAATTGGAAAGGGATTATCGTTGTCGATACGTCCAACGGCTCCATGGTCCGCAAGATACCAGTTGATATTGAACCTGATTTCCTTGCATGTACCAGCAGAGGGCGCATCCTCGTCGCTTCAAGGGAGCCTGCTCGTGTCGAGTGCTTGGACGAAAACTATGCCAGCTCGTTCACCATTCATCCGACCGTGACAGGATCGTCACATTGGAAAAGAGTCATCTGCTCTGGCCTTTGCCGTAACAGCTGGGACACCATCTACGTGGCCGTATCAAGAGAGGGCGGGATCCACATTCACCAGTACACATCGTGTGGGAGCTTCAATGGGTGTTTGTCAAGTAGTACAATCTCCCAGCCAATCGTCGGCATCGGGGTGACTGGGAATGGCACACTTGTAGTCGCTGAGCAAAACAGTAGTAAATTGAAGTTGTTTGAAATGCTCCATGAAGAGGTTGCATTGTAG